ATGTGATCAATATGGGCGGAATCGGGCGCGTACCGATGCTCGATGATGTAAAAAATGCCATCGATGCGTTCGATATTTTACCCAAATAACGCATCATCAAGCCCAAGGAGAGAGTATGCTGAGCCATTCATTATTGCCCTTGCCTCATTTACAAAAAAATCGGCAAAAACGTTCAGCGCTTCTCTCCTCTATTTTTTATATAACGCTTACAGCACCCTTATTAATCGGATCAATGTTAATTGGGCAGGCTGCAGCGCAAACACAGGCGCAGACACAAAACTTTAATCACGATCGTCCTACAGACAATCTCAATCCCATTGCGGACTATACTCACAATGAAACCAGTAGCGACCGAGTAAAACGCCCCGTCGTTCCTGCAAAACAAAGTGGCGAAGCAGTGGAGATTGAGATCTCGACTCAAGGGCTTGAAAATAATCCCGCGCTCTTAATGTCGCTCCTACAAACGGTGATTGCAGAAAATAATATCCCCGCGATGGGCGCGCTACTTCCCGCCTATAAACGCCTGCCCGAGCACTATCAAGACCCAATGCTGATCCACTATATGGAAGGGATGGTAGCAAAAGAGCACCTCGATTATTCAAAGGCGATCGCCCACTTTAATGCGATGCTCGAAGAGACGCCAGATCTCCCTAAAATTGAGGTTTCACTGCTTGAGGCCAATCTTGCCAATCGTGCTCATCGAGATGCGGAAGAAATCATTGAAAAGCTTGAGCGTTATCCGCTTGATGATGGGTCTCGCGAGGCGCTTCAATCCTATCAGGACTATATCAATAAACGGGAATCGTTTGAATTTGATCTTGGGCTCAATTATACGGAAGATCGGAATATCAATGGCGCACCGCCGATCGGCGCAAATGCCAATGGATTTGTCTCCATTACCGAAGCGGAATCGGCGCACGGGATATCCTATTTTTTCTCCGCTAAAAAAGATTACAACCTTAGCGGACAGCACTATTTCCGCACCAAAGGCGAGCTCTACGGGCAATATTATTGGGACAATCGCACCTACAATGAGGTTACTGCACGAGTTTACGCGGGTTACGGGTATCAAACCTTTGGTACATCGATTTTTGTCACCCCATTTTATGAAAAGCGCTGGTTTAGCCAAAAACCCTATGCCCACAGCGTCGGGTTACGAGTGAGCGTCGATCAGATGCTTTCGCCAAAATGGCAATGGATGAATATGGCAGAATTTCGCCACGAAACCTATGATCAGCAGCGGAATTTTTTAGATGGAGATCGCTTTATGATCGCCACCACCCTGCTTTACGCCCCGTCTAATGACCAATTTTTCTTTGCCGGGCTCGATTTTAGTAAAGAGTCCCCTAGTGATGAGTCAGACCAATATATTCGCCGGGGGATTCGTGTCGGTTGGGGAAAACAGTGGCCCAATGAATTTTCAACCAACGTGCAAGCGAGCTACGCCAAACGTGCCTATAAAGGGGAGGACATCACCCGAATTCAGCGCAGACAAGATGAATATACGCTCTCGCTCTCCGTGTGGAAACGCGATATCGAATTTTGGGGCATTACGCCAAAACTCTCTGTCAATTGGCAAAAAACCTCCGGCAATCACCCTCTCTATAATTACGACCGCTTTAAGTGGTATCTCGATTTTAGTCGCGCGTTGTAAAGAAAAAGGTCGCACAGAGCGCGCCAATAATGCCGCCTAGAAGATCGGCCACCGCATCAAATAGATCACCACTTCGGTCAAGCGTATAGTGCTCTTGCAGATATTCAGAGCCGGCGCTGCATATTACAAGAAACATAAAGAGTAAAAACCAACCCCATTTCCCGCGTGCATCAAAGCGAAGGAGCGGCCCTTTAAAGAGCGCTACTAATAGAAATCCTTCCACTGCAAACAGGGTAAAATGCACCGCTTTATCGAGATGCGGAATAATCAACGGCACCTCGGGAATCTCGCTTGCTGGCTTAAAAAGAGCGTACAAAATAAAGAGCGACCAGAGAGTTACGCCCATAAACCAGACGCCATTAGGCCAATTACGAAGACGATTTTTCCAATTCATCAATGCCGATTCCGTGATTAAAGGGGGGCTTTATTATAAATAATTATGCGAAAAGTGCCACTAAATAGAGAATCCCATTTAAAGAAGCGACGCCGACAATAACGCTCACAAAGACATTCTTCCACCAGAGATAACTGCCAAGCACAAGAAACATCGCACCAACTTTGGCAAAAATATCGGTCATGGAACTCTCGGGAATGGCGAGGCTATTTAAAATTAAAATCATCATCACACTGATGGGAAGCGCGAAATTAAGCGCCCGTAAAATCGGCGAATCGAGCCATTTAAGCGGGACAAGCGCGGGAAATGCACGAAGGAAAAGCGTGATTACACTCATCAAAAGCGCTGAGATAAACATTGCGGTTACAGTCATCGTCGTCATCTTATTTCTCCCCACCAAGCGCATCTTCGTTAAGTGATCCATCCCCATGATAGAGTGGCTGTTTACGCTCAAACAAAATAGCGCGCACTAAAATAATCGCAATCGACACCACAAGCGCCATAATCAGCACTGACTCCGGCAAAATCCAAAGCATAAGCAGAAACACCCCAAGCGCTAAAACGCTCGGCCACCACACCTTTTTCATCTTCACTTGTTCATACCATAAAATGACAAAGAGCGATGAGAGCGCAAAATCAAGATTTGGGATCAAACTGCCGATCCCCTCCCCTAAAATCACACCGGCAATGGTCGCGAGCACCCAATAGCTATGCACTAAAAAAGAGATCTTAAGAAAAAGCCCCTTCTGATCGCGCTTTGAGAGCGTCGTTAGGACGGAAAAGCCTTCATCGGTAAGGCAAAAATAGCAGTAGGTTCGTGCAAGACGATTTTTAGGGAGCGCATCAAGAAGTGGTAGACCATAAAAGACATGGCGAAGATTAATGGTGAGCGTTTGGAGCGAAATCCCCATCACGCCGGCAGCCGCTTTTACCGCATCGATCATCGCATATTGCGCCGCCCCAGAGAGTGCGACAATACTGATCAAAATCGCAAGCCACCATGGAATGCCCGCACTTGTGGCTAAAATCCCAAATGCCATTCCCGCCGGCGCATAACCCATCGCAACTGGATACGTCACCTTTACGGCGCGTTTCCAGCTAAATTCATTCTCCACAGTATCCCCTTTGTGAGTTTTTTATAGACCGCATAAAGTAGGCAAAACCGCTTGGCTTCCCCTAATAATTGGTCGCTATTTTATTAAAATAATTATCTACAAATGTTGGTTCGTCTAATCGATCTCGCCAAGATAGCCTTTGAGATGATTCACCAGTTTTTCGGCCACTTGATTAACGCTTAGCTGATCGGCCTTTTCGTTTGCGATAAGATCAGCCATCTGCGTCATTTTAAGCCCCGCATACCCGCACGGATTGATATAGGTAAAGGGCGTTAAATCCATCTTCACATTGAGCGCAAGCCCATGATAGACTGCGCCATTTTTGATCCGAAGGCCAAGGGAGGCAATCTTATCGCCCTCCACATAGACTCCCGGCGCATCTTCTTTACCGTACGCTTCAATACCATAATCGCTAAGCGTATCGATAATGCTCGCCTCAATCGAACGGACGAGGGAACGAATCCCAATTTTGCGTTTTTTAAAGTTAATCAGCGTATAGACCACCAGTTGCCCAGGACCATGAAAGGTCACCTGACCGCCACGATCGACACGCACAATGGGAATCTCCGTAACATTTAGAATGTGTTCCGGCTTTCCCACCTGCCCCTGCGTAAACACTTGCGGATGCTCCACAATCCAAAGCTCGTCGACAGTCTCATCGGTACGAGTTTCGGTAAAGTGTTTCATCGCTTCAAACACAGGAAGATAATCGGCCAATCCTAAATATTTAACGTTCACACGGACAATCCTTGTAGTATGCTCAAACTAAATCATCTTTCGATCATATCGGGCTTTAGCGCGAAGATCAATCCTCAGAAGGCGACTTCGGCGTGCGTGGAAGAGCACGTTTATGGTGCGAGCGTTCATGCCAAAAACGGATCACTTCACGATCTTTCTCCGGCACCGATTCCCCATTTAGATGACGATTGAGCATTGCATAGGTTGTGCCCATCTCATCTTCATCGGTCTGCTCTTCCCAAAGGCCCGCTGAGGGTTTTTTATTAATAATCTCATCGGGAACGCCTAAAATCCGCGCGATGTCGTAAACCTCATCTTTATTGAGATGAAAAAGCGGCACAATGTCCACCCCGCCATCGCCATATTTAGTGAAATAACCGGTATACCACTCCACCGCATTATCAGTGCCGACGACGATCGAGTTTTTCGCCTGTGCAATGGTATAGAGCGTTGTCATCCGAAGGCGTGCACTGGTATTGCCAATTAAAACGCGCTGACGCTCAGGATCTGAATTGGTCATATACTCAGTTCCCGAGGCTTCAATTTCACTCATGAGCGCATGGTGCGTTGCGGTCAAATCAACAGTAATGGAGGGAAGGCCACACGCTTTCATCACCAATTCTCCGTCTTTTAAATCATTGGGGTGGCTCATGCACGGCATCATCACGCCTAGCGAGCGCTCGGGAAAAAACTTCGCTAACAGAAAGGCCACTACTGCCGAATCAACCCCGCCGCTCATACCAAACACAAAGTGCTCAGCGCCGCGATAATCAAGTTCAGTTTGCAACCAGTTTCCTAAATAATCGATATATTTTTCCACGAAACACTCCTTAAATGATTTTAATTACTCAGCATCCGCTGAATCGATGGGATATTCCACCACTTCTAAACGGGGATTGGGGCGCAAAATTCGGCCCGCTTTCGCTTGAGGCTCACCATCTAATAACACATTATCACCGGTGAAGCTGACATTCACTTTTAGAAGACTTGAGCCGACGCCATAAACATCCACCGGGGTGTTTTGCGCTTCAAATTCTTCAATTTTCTTAGGATTAAACCCGCCACTTACCACGATTTTTACATTGGTATAACCTTCCGCATCAAGCGCATCACGAAGCGCGCGAATCAAGGTTGGATTCGTGCCACGGGGATCAAAGGGACCCAATAGATGGGGATTGCGCATAAAGTATTGATCCACCATATTACCGGAGGTATCAACCCGCACCGCCACCAGTTTTTCACCAAAATGGCGCGCAACACGGAGCGAATCTTCGATCACATTATTATTGTAATCAACGAGCACCATGAGCTTATCTTCAGGGAAGGTTTCGTAATAGGCTTTCGCCGCTTCCAAAAGATCGCCATTAAAGAGCTGAATGAGCGCGTGCGGCATCGTGCCTAAGCCCTCTTTGCCCCACCACTCATTCATCGCATGGGTCGCTTGCGCACTTGAGCCGCCGATATAAGCTGAATAACCATCGCCCGCTTGTTGCCCGAAATGATCGTCACGGTCGCCCATAAAGATTACCTCTTTATCGCCCGCCGCTTGAACCACGTCATGCACATTGGTGGCAATGGAGGTTCTGCGCGCTAACAACCCATCAATTAAGCCTTCAAGAAAGCCAAATTTTTGGTAATTTCCGGTAATCGATAAAACGGTTTCGTACGCCCCAATTTTATCGCCATCATTGAGTGCTTTAATTTCGAGCGTTTCAGGCGAATCGGCGAAAGTGTGAAGGAGTGCAATGGCCTCGTCGATGCCACATAGGACAACGTCATCATGACGCTGGAAAAACTGCATCGTCACCTTTTTATCTTCACGATAGCGTCGCGCAATTTCAGCGGTTTTTAAAAAGTAAACTGCGGAAAACCAGCCCTCTCCAATCCTCTCATCAAACTTGAACGTTTTATTGGTCAAACGTTTGATTTTTCCCTGTTCCTTTAGGTCGAACTCTTTTACGGTGTGATTATTTTTTTGAGACATCTTACGTTCCTAGATGAATTTTATATTTTAAAGTTGCCCTTCGTCTTCGAGGACGCCGTGACCACTTGGCCGTTATAAACCCGATAACCCGTCCTAAAATGGATTATAAATTTATAATATCGTTAATATACTACCCTATTTATTTCCATATATTAAGCCTCATTTTTAGCGCACTATGCCCATTTTCCCTATAAATGCTCAATTTGAGGATAAGTCGGCCATAAAATTAATCGAGCTTTTATCAAAAAGTGGATATAATAATCGCTCTCGGTCCTCATTTTGACACACTTTTAACGGATAACGCGATGCAAGACCTACAAAATATCTACCCGCTTCATGTGATTGAACTTGAAAATGATCAACTCAACCTTTTTTTTGACGCAGATCTACAATATGAGCTCTTTGAAGATGCCGAAAAGGAACATTCAGGCTATGCATGGATCGATATTATTGAGCTTTTCTTAGAAGATAACTTTCCCGATTTAATGGGCGAATTTGATTACGACCCAGAAGCGGATACCTGCTCACTTCGC
The window above is part of the Ignatzschineria sp. RMDPL8A genome. Proteins encoded here:
- a CDS encoding surface lipoprotein assembly modifier, encoding MLSHSLLPLPHLQKNRQKRSALLSSIFYITLTAPLLIGSMLIGQAAAQTQAQTQNFNHDRPTDNLNPIADYTHNETSSDRVKRPVVPAKQSGEAVEIEISTQGLENNPALLMSLLQTVIAENNIPAMGALLPAYKRLPEHYQDPMLIHYMEGMVAKEHLDYSKAIAHFNAMLEETPDLPKIEVSLLEANLANRAHRDAEEIIEKLERYPLDDGSREALQSYQDYINKRESFEFDLGLNYTEDRNINGAPPIGANANGFVSITEAESAHGISYFFSAKKDYNLSGQHYFRTKGELYGQYYWDNRTYNEVTARVYAGYGYQTFGTSIFVTPFYEKRWFSQKPYAHSVGLRVSVDQMLSPKWQWMNMAEFRHETYDQQRNFLDGDRFMIATTLLYAPSNDQFFFAGLDFSKESPSDESDQYIRRGIRVGWGKQWPNEFSTNVQASYAKRAYKGEDITRIQRRQDEYTLSLSVWKRDIEFWGITPKLSVNWQKTSGNHPLYNYDRFKWYLDFSRAL
- a CDS encoding VanZ family protein, yielding MNWKNRLRNWPNGVWFMGVTLWSLFILYALFKPASEIPEVPLIIPHLDKAVHFTLFAVEGFLLVALFKGPLLRFDARGKWGWFLLFMFLVICSAGSEYLQEHYTLDRSGDLFDAVADLLGGIIGALCATFFFTTRD
- a CDS encoding AzlD domain-containing protein, which produces MTTMTVTAMFISALLMSVITLFLRAFPALVPLKWLDSPILRALNFALPISVMMILILNSLAIPESSMTDIFAKVGAMFLVLGSYLWWKNVFVSVIVGVASLNGILYLVALFA
- a CDS encoding AzlC family ABC transporter permease; amino-acid sequence: MENEFSWKRAVKVTYPVAMGYAPAGMAFGILATSAGIPWWLAILISIVALSGAAQYAMIDAVKAAAGVMGISLQTLTINLRHVFYGLPLLDALPKNRLARTYCYFCLTDEGFSVLTTLSKRDQKGLFLKISFLVHSYWVLATIAGVILGEGIGSLIPNLDFALSSLFVILWYEQVKMKKVWWPSVLALGVFLLMLWILPESVLIMALVVSIAIILVRAILFERKQPLYHGDGSLNEDALGGEK
- the lipB gene encoding lipoyl(octanoyl) transferase LipB — protein: MNVKYLGLADYLPVFEAMKHFTETRTDETVDELWIVEHPQVFTQGQVGKPEHILNVTEIPIVRVDRGGQVTFHGPGQLVVYTLINFKKRKIGIRSLVRSIEASIIDTLSDYGIEAYGKEDAPGVYVEGDKIASLGLRIKNGAVYHGLALNVKMDLTPFTYINPCGYAGLKMTQMADLIANEKADQLSVNQVAEKLVNHLKGYLGEID
- the nadE gene encoding NAD(+) synthase, yielding MEKYIDYLGNWLQTELDYRGAEHFVFGMSGGVDSAVVAFLLAKFFPERSLGVMMPCMSHPNDLKDGELVMKACGLPSITVDLTATHHALMSEIEASGTEYMTNSDPERQRVLIGNTSARLRMTTLYTIAQAKNSIVVGTDNAVEWYTGYFTKYGDGGVDIVPLFHLNKDEVYDIARILGVPDEIINKKPSAGLWEEQTDEDEMGTTYAMLNRHLNGESVPEKDREVIRFWHERSHHKRALPRTPKSPSED
- a CDS encoding nicotinate phosphoribosyltransferase, whose translation is MSQKNNHTVKEFDLKEQGKIKRLTNKTFKFDERIGEGWFSAVYFLKTAEIARRYREDKKVTMQFFQRHDDVVLCGIDEAIALLHTFADSPETLEIKALNDGDKIGAYETVLSITGNYQKFGFLEGLIDGLLARRTSIATNVHDVVQAAGDKEVIFMGDRDDHFGQQAGDGYSAYIGGSSAQATHAMNEWWGKEGLGTMPHALIQLFNGDLLEAAKAYYETFPEDKLMVLVDYNNNVIEDSLRVARHFGEKLVAVRVDTSGNMVDQYFMRNPHLLGPFDPRGTNPTLIRALRDALDAEGYTNVKIVVSGGFNPKKIEEFEAQNTPVDVYGVGSSLLKVNVSFTGDNVLLDGEPQAKAGRILRPNPRLEVVEYPIDSADAE
- a CDS encoding Imm51 family immunity protein, with product MQDLQNIYPLHVIELENDQLNLFFDADLQYELFEDAEKEHSGYAWIDIIELFLEDNFPDLMGEFDYDPEADTCSLRGNFDEMKYFILEFRAMMFDDVQLRDYIERL